One Carassius carassius chromosome 28, fCarCar2.1, whole genome shotgun sequence genomic window carries:
- the LOC132108147 gene encoding diablo IAP-binding mitochondrial protein-like isoform X3, translated as MAVLRLSAACVQLLKDKAKVLCRSRVHQRLLRLPEVCRSNTVAFSLGSSLCAVPFTQQVENLSHESLIRRASCLVTDSANTYLSQTTLALVDALTQYAKALHTLIALQKRYITSIGKLTRAKEDNIWQVIIGQRVEVSDRLEECKRFESNWMNAINICKLSAEAAYNSGAEHACTATKTNLQVAQCKVEELRKISKEAEKKLAEAKAEEIQRMAEYASSIDINDLEDIPEAYLRED; from the exons ATGGCCGTCCTGCGACTGAGTGCTGCATGCGTTCAGCTTCTCAA GGACAAGGCTAAGGTGCTCTGCAGAAGCCGCGTTCATCAGCGTCTCCTGCGTCTGCCGGAGGTCTGTCGATCCAATACAGTCGCGTTCAGTCTCGGCAGCAGCCTCTGTGCGGTTCCTTTCACACAG cagGTTGAAAACCTTTCACATGAATCCCTGATTCGTCGGGCCTCATGTCTGGTCACAGACAGTGCCAACACTTACCTCTCTCAGACCACACTGGCTCTTGTGGATGCCCTCACTCAGTATGCCAAG gcTCTACATACCCTCATTGCCCTTCAGAAGCGATACATAACCTCGATAGGTAAACTGACCCGTGCTAAAGAGGACAACATTTGGCAGGTGATCATTGGCCAGCGAGTGGAG gtTAGTGATAGATTGGAAGAATGCAAACGCTTCGAGTCAAACTGGATGAATGCCATCAACATCTGCAAGCTTTCAGCAGAAGCAGCCTACAATTCAG GGGCAGAGCATGCATGCACAGCAACAAAGACTAATCTGCAGGTGGCACAGTGCAAGGTGGAAGAGCTTCGAAAGATCTCAAAAGAAGCAGAGAAAAAACTGGCCGAAGCGAAAGCAGAAGAAATCCAGAGAATGGCTGAATATGCCTCCAGCATTGATATTAATGATCTGGAAGATATTCCAGAGGCCTACCTTCGTGAAGACTAG
- the LOC132108147 gene encoding diablo IAP-binding mitochondrial protein-like isoform X2, translating to MQAFSNCGLCASGSLLKCRTDFLVARRNMAVLRLSAACVQLLKDKAKVLCRSRVHQRLLRLPEVCRSNTVAFSLGSSLCAVPFTQVENLSHESLIRRASCLVTDSANTYLSQTTLALVDALTQYAKALHTLIALQKRYITSIGKLTRAKEDNIWQVIIGQRVEVSDRLEECKRFESNWMNAINICKLSAEAAYNSGAEHACTATKTNLQVAQCKVEELRKISKEAEKKLAEAKAEEIQRMAEYASSIDINDLEDIPEAYLRED from the exons ATGCAGGCTTTTAGTAACTGCGGTTTGTGTGCTAGTGGGAGTCTTCTTAAATGCCGGACTGACTTCCTGGTCGCCCGGAGAAACATGGCCGTCCTGCGACTGAGTGCTGCATGCGTTCAGCTTCTCAA GGACAAGGCTAAGGTGCTCTGCAGAAGCCGCGTTCATCAGCGTCTCCTGCGTCTGCCGGAGGTCTGTCGATCCAATACAGTCGCGTTCAGTCTCGGCAGCAGCCTCTGTGCGGTTCCTTTCACACAG GTTGAAAACCTTTCACATGAATCCCTGATTCGTCGGGCCTCATGTCTGGTCACAGACAGTGCCAACACTTACCTCTCTCAGACCACACTGGCTCTTGTGGATGCCCTCACTCAGTATGCCAAG gcTCTACATACCCTCATTGCCCTTCAGAAGCGATACATAACCTCGATAGGTAAACTGACCCGTGCTAAAGAGGACAACATTTGGCAGGTGATCATTGGCCAGCGAGTGGAG gtTAGTGATAGATTGGAAGAATGCAAACGCTTCGAGTCAAACTGGATGAATGCCATCAACATCTGCAAGCTTTCAGCAGAAGCAGCCTACAATTCAG GGGCAGAGCATGCATGCACAGCAACAAAGACTAATCTGCAGGTGGCACAGTGCAAGGTGGAAGAGCTTCGAAAGATCTCAAAAGAAGCAGAGAAAAAACTGGCCGAAGCGAAAGCAGAAGAAATCCAGAGAATGGCTGAATATGCCTCCAGCATTGATATTAATGATCTGGAAGATATTCCAGAGGCCTACCTTCGTGAAGACTAG
- the LOC132108147 gene encoding diablo IAP-binding mitochondrial protein-like isoform X1, with protein sequence MQAFSNCGLCASGSLLKCRTDFLVARRNMAVLRLSAACVQLLKDKAKVLCRSRVHQRLLRLPEVCRSNTVAFSLGSSLCAVPFTQQVENLSHESLIRRASCLVTDSANTYLSQTTLALVDALTQYAKALHTLIALQKRYITSIGKLTRAKEDNIWQVIIGQRVEVSDRLEECKRFESNWMNAINICKLSAEAAYNSGAEHACTATKTNLQVAQCKVEELRKISKEAEKKLAEAKAEEIQRMAEYASSIDINDLEDIPEAYLRED encoded by the exons ATGCAGGCTTTTAGTAACTGCGGTTTGTGTGCTAGTGGGAGTCTTCTTAAATGCCGGACTGACTTCCTGGTCGCCCGGAGAAACATGGCCGTCCTGCGACTGAGTGCTGCATGCGTTCAGCTTCTCAA GGACAAGGCTAAGGTGCTCTGCAGAAGCCGCGTTCATCAGCGTCTCCTGCGTCTGCCGGAGGTCTGTCGATCCAATACAGTCGCGTTCAGTCTCGGCAGCAGCCTCTGTGCGGTTCCTTTCACACAG cagGTTGAAAACCTTTCACATGAATCCCTGATTCGTCGGGCCTCATGTCTGGTCACAGACAGTGCCAACACTTACCTCTCTCAGACCACACTGGCTCTTGTGGATGCCCTCACTCAGTATGCCAAG gcTCTACATACCCTCATTGCCCTTCAGAAGCGATACATAACCTCGATAGGTAAACTGACCCGTGCTAAAGAGGACAACATTTGGCAGGTGATCATTGGCCAGCGAGTGGAG gtTAGTGATAGATTGGAAGAATGCAAACGCTTCGAGTCAAACTGGATGAATGCCATCAACATCTGCAAGCTTTCAGCAGAAGCAGCCTACAATTCAG GGGCAGAGCATGCATGCACAGCAACAAAGACTAATCTGCAGGTGGCACAGTGCAAGGTGGAAGAGCTTCGAAAGATCTCAAAAGAAGCAGAGAAAAAACTGGCCGAAGCGAAAGCAGAAGAAATCCAGAGAATGGCTGAATATGCCTCCAGCATTGATATTAATGATCTGGAAGATATTCCAGAGGCCTACCTTCGTGAAGACTAG